CGTCACCCACAACATGCAGCAGGCGGCCCGCGTTTCGGACCAGACCGCGTTCTTCTTCGAGGGGAAGCTGGTCGAGAGCGGCCCGACGGAGCAGATGTTCCGCAAGCCGCGCGAGAAGCAGACCGAGGACTACATCACCGGGCGGTTCGGCTGATCGCGCCGGGACCGAGAATCGCGCCCGAACGAAGGCCGACCCGATTGCGGGCCGGCCTTTTTTCTTATCATCTCTATGATTCGGACCACTTTGTTCTGCACGCACCGTGCGGCCCATTCACCCCTCCCAGCGACCCCCGCCAACATGAAAGCCATTCAACTCGAACAGCCCAAAGCCTTCCGCGAAATCGACCTGCCCGAGCCGGCGCACCCCGGACCGGGCGACGCGGTCGTCCGCGTGTTCCGCGTCGGCGTGTGCGGTACCGATTACAGCGGCTACCTCGGCAAAATGCCGTTCTTCAGCTACCCGCGCATCCCGGGGCACGAACTCGGCGTCGAAGTGGTCGCGGTGGGCGACGGCGTAACTAACGTGAAACCTGGCGATAAGGCCGCCGTCGAGCCGTACATCAACTGCCAGCGGTGTTATTCGTGCGCGCGCGGCCACACCAACTGCTGCGAGAACCACCTGACGCTCGGCGTCCACGTGGACGGCGGATTGCGCCCGCTGTTCACGGTGCCGGCTCGGAAGCTGCACGTCTCCACGAAGCTCACGTTCGAGCAGCTCGCACTGGTGGAAACGTTGGGGATCGGGCTGCACGCCATCAACCGCTCGAACCCGCGTGCGGACGAAACCGTGTTCGTGATCGGCGCCGGTCCGATCGGCCTCTCCGTGATCGAGTTCGCGAAACTGGCCGGCGCCCGCATTATCGTGATGGATTTGAACGAACAGCGGCTCGCGTTCGTGCGCGAGAAGATGGGCGTCACCGAAACGATCCTGTCGAAGGGCGTTCTCGAAGACGACGTGAAGACGTTCACCGACCTGACCGATGGGAAGCTCGGCAACGTGGTGGTGGACGCGACGGGCAGCGCGCGGAGCATGGTGAGCGCGTACAATTTCGTCGGCTTCACCGGTCGGCTGGTGTGGGTCGGCATCACCCAAGACCCATTAACGCTCACGCAACCGCTGATGCACCGGCGCGAGATGACGTTCATGGCGAGCCGCAATGCCCTGAGCCACGAGTTCACGCGGATCATTCGCCTCATTGAGGGCGGGATGCTGGACACGCAGCCGTGGATCACGCACCGCGCCCCGATGAGCGAACTGATCGGCGTCTTCCCGACGTGGTTGAAGCCGGAAACCGGCGTCGTCAAAGCGATGGTCGAGGTGAACTGATCTTGGGGTGAGCGAAGCGTGTTCCCGCGGCGCACGGATCGCAGCGGGGTACCGGACGCGGCGCAAGCACGTGATGCACACCGACATCATGTGCCGCTGGACCGGTGGAGAGTAATCTGCGAAGTATCAACGAGTGAAAATGGGTACGAGAGCGTCCTCGATCTCTCGGAGGAACTCTCGAAGCCCATTTTCCTCACCGCGTTCGTGGAGTATCGTGAGCACAGTGAGACACTCTGCTTCTCGCACAAAGTCGTCAGCGATTAACACGCGCAACACCCGCTTCGCGCTGCGCTTGTCATTGTTCTCGTCGTGTTTGGCGGTCAACTCGTGCGAGCGCGCTCTCGGATCGAATCCGAGAAACAGCCTTTCTTTTTCAAATCGCTCGCGCTCTTCCTCGTCCTTTGGCTCGAAACCCGCAATGTGCCAGCACTCGCGCTTGGTGTGGGCCAACCCGATGACGACGGGAAACGGCCACGGTTCCGCAGAGCGGGCTTGGTGAAGCCCGTCGCGCCGGTCGAGGTCGTTATCCGAATCGCGAATGAGCAACACCGCATCCGGCTTGGGATCGAGGCGATTGAAGAGGATGAGCGCCCGCATCGCGTTGTGCGCATCGGGCGACGCCGGAAGGCCGTTGATGAAGCCGACGACGGAGACGTTGTTCGCGACGGCCGTAGTTTTCACCTCGCGCCAGAGCAGTTGTGGATCATCCGGCTTGTACCCGCGAAACTGAAGGTACTCCGGCTCCATCCAGTCCACCGCGTTGCACGCGACGCGGGTCGTGAGCGCGGCGGCCGTTTGGCGATCGGCCGGTGCTTCGCAAACTAGGGCGATGGACCAACTCATAACGCGACCGGCGCGGGTTGTGGCTGTTCAACTTGAGGCTTGTCGAGTTTCTTCACCCAATCATCGCCAATGTGACTCCAGAACTCGCCGGGCGTCATCGCTTCCCGCCACCGTTCGACTTCGGGGTGGTCTTCGAGCCGCGCACAAATAGCCGAGCCGTCATCGCGCAGTCCCGTCACCCGCACTTCGTTCCACGCAAGTTGGTTCAAGATGTACGGCGAGTGCGAAGTCGCGATGATCTGGAGATCAGGGAATCGAGCCAGTAACGCCCGTAAAACCCCGATGAGTTCCATTTGCGCTTTCGGGTGCAAGCCGTGGTCGAGGTCGTCAAGTAACACGAGGCGCGGGCGATCGGGACCGAGAATGCTAGTCAATAACCCTAAAGCGCAGAGGGTACCGTTACTCGCGTGGGCGGCTCCAATACTCGGTGCTCCCCGGAAGTCAAAAATGATGCTGTCACCGTAGCTGCCGCCGTAGCTGCCGCCGGTCAATTTCTTGTCAAAGCGAATGCGATCAATTGCGGGGATCACGACTCGAAGAGCGTCGGAAATGAGTTTGAAATCATCGGGTTGGTTCAGAGCGGTGTAGGCGAGCGTTGAAGGAAGGCCCGCGCCACTCGGGTGCATGAGTGGCGGGTTTGAGGTTACGATAGAAGGGGAAGCAAGTAGCGCGGGATCAAGGCGAAGGAGCAGCGCGCGGCTGAACATCTCGCCTTGTTTCGACGGGTTGACAAATCTCTTTTGCACTTCATCCCGTGACGAGTTCCTTGAACATTCGATTCCCGCTGTTACCTCAGCCCCTCGACCGTCACGCATCCAACACCCCAACGTCAAGTTAAACTCACGGAGACTACTGGACCGACAAGCGGCCAGTTCCGTGAGATTTTCGATTCCGACTTGGGGCATTGATGTCGAAGAGCTGAACACTCCTCCGGGACGTGGCGGGTGTGGAAGTGAGCCGTCACCGCCACCTGAAACAACTCGACAGACAATTTCCAGCCCCTGCAGCACGCTCGTCTTCCCGCTCCCGTTCGGGCCGACCAGCACCGTGAGCCGCGAGTCGAACGTGACCTCCACGTCGCGCAGCGCCTTGAAGTTCTGGAACTTCGCCCGGTGAATCATCGCAAGCTCCCAAGCCCTACTGACCTTCCGTTCCTCGGTCTGATAGCGTTACGCTACCAGTTCTTTCTCGCGCGATCCACCGGAGACGAGACGATGGCCGCCAAGTTCCAGCTCACCAGCCAGTACGCCCCCGCGGGCGACCAGCCCAAGGCCATCGAGCAACTCACGCAGGGCTTCGCCAACGGCAAGAAGATGCAGGTGTTGCTCGGAGCCACCGGCACCGGGAAGACCTTCACCGCGAGCTGCATGATCGAGAAGCTCCAGAAGCCCACACTCGTGCTCGCGCACAACAAGACGCTCGCGGCGCAGCTCTACAAGGAGTTCAAGGGGTTTTTCAAGAACAACGCGGTCCATTATTTCGTCAGCTATTACGACTACTATCAGCCCGAAGCGTACATCCCGCAGCGCGACATCTACATCGAAAAAGACTCCTCGATCAACGAGAACATCGACCGGCTCCGGCTCGCTGCAACGGCCGCGCTCGTCAGCCGCGAGGACGTCATCATCGTGTCGAGCGTGTCGTGCATTTACGGCCTCGGTAGCCCGTCCGATTACAAGCGGATGGTGGTCTACATCCAGAAGGGCGAGGCACTCGACCGCGACAACACGCTCCTGCGGCTCATCGACATCCAGTACAAGCGCAACGACATCGCGTTCGAGCGCGGGACGGTCCGGGTGCGCGGCGACACCATCGACGTGTGGCCCGCGTCCGAAGAGTTCGCGTACCGCATCGAGCTGTTCGGCGACGAGGTCGAAACGCTCTCGGTGATTCACCCGCTCACGGGCGAGACAATTAAACCGCTCGACGACCTGTACATCTACCCGGCCAAACACTTCGTCACGCCCGAAGAGCGCGTGCAGGCCGCGGTGAAGGGCATCGAAGACGAACTGAACGCCCGGCTCGAGCAGTTCAAGAACGAGGGCAAGATTCTCGAAATGGAGCGCCTCAAAGCGCGCTGCCGGTACGACCTCGACATGCTGCGCGAGGTCGGCTACTGCTCGGGCATCGAGAACTACGCCCGGTGGTTCAGCGGGCGCGCGCCGGGCGAAGCCCCGTACACGCTCGTCGACTTCTTCCCCGAAGACTTCCTGCTCGTCGTGGACGAATCACACGTCACGCTGCCCCAAGTGCGCGGGATGTACTTCGGCGACCGCAGCCGGAAGGAAACTCTCGTCGAGCACGGCTTCCGGCTCCCCAGCGCGCTCGACAACCGGCCGCTCAAGTTCGACGAGTTCGAGGGGCGGATGAAGCAGTGTATTTGTCTGTCCGCTACACCCGGTCCGTATGAGTTGGAGAAAGTCGGCGGCGAGGTCGTCGAACAGGTGATCCGCCCGACGGGGCTGGTCGATCCGGTCATTCACGTCAAACCCGCCCGCGGACAGGTGAAAGACCTGGAAGCGGAAGTCCGCGCGCGCGCCGCGAAGACCGAGCGCACGCTCGTCACAGTGCTGACCAAGCGCATGGCCGAAGACCTGACGACGTACTTCCGCGACGCCGGGATGCGGTGCAAGTGGCTGCACTCGGAGTTGGACGCCATCGAGCGCATCACGGTGCTGCGCGAACTGCGCGAGGGGCAGTTCGACGTGCTGATCGGCGTGAACCTGTTGCGTGAGGGCTTGGACCTTCCCGAAGTGTCACTGGTCGCGATCCTGGACGCGGACAAGGAAGGGTTCCTGCGGTCCGACAAGTCGCTGATTCAAACAATGGGCCGCGCCGCCCGCAACGTGAACGCGGAAGTCATTCTGTACGCGGACACCGTGACCGATTCGATGAGCCGCGCGATGAACGAAACGAACCGCCGGCGCGTGATTCAGCTCGCGTACAACGTGGAACACAACATCACACCCACAACGGTGAAAACGGCGATCAAGAACGAGATCGAGGACGAGATCGCGGCGCACCAGATGGCGCAGGCCGCCGCGACCGGCAGCACCGCCGCGGCGGAAGACTACGTGACCGTCGAGTACGTGCAGAGCCTTTACGAGGAGATGCTCGAAGCCGCAAAAATCCTGGACTTCGAGCGGGCACAGGCGCTGCGCGACCAGATCGTGAAGCTCGAAGGCGAACTCAAGAAGAAGCACGGTACGGGTGCCCCGCCGAGCGTGCTCGGCAACAAGAGCGTCCCCGTGAGTCAGCCGGCCGGGGCCAAGCGCAAGTCCAAGTGGAAGAAGGGCTGAGCGTGACAAAAAGCGGAACGATCGGGCCGACGAAGAAGATGTAACCGGTCCGGGGGGTAGAGATATGATCTCTCTATCGCTCCCCGGAGATCCGCCGTGTCAAACGATCCGGACGTCACGCGCCTGCCCGCGACCGATCACCTACCCGCCGACGAACCGTCCCCGACCATCGTCCGCCCCGCCGACTTGCCCGCCACCGATGCGCTCCTCGGCAATTCGACACTCCGCTCGTGGCGTCCAACGGCGCCGGGCTTGCCGACCGTTCCCGGTTACGAGGTGCTGCGGGAGATCGCACGGGGCGGGATGGGCCGGGTGCTCGCCGCACGCGACCTCTCGCTCGGCCGCGAGGTCGCCATCAAGGTGCTGCTCCCGGGCACCGCGACACACGACGCCGTACCGCGGTTCGTGACCGAGTCCAAAATCACCGCGCGGCTCCCGCACCCGAACGTCCCGCCCGTTTACGCCCTCGGAACCCTCGCCGACGGTTCCCCCTTTCTGGCAATGAAACTGGTCGAGGGTTCCACGTTTGCGGTGGCACTCCGGGACCGAACGTCCCCGGCCGACGAGCTTCCGCGGTTCGTGCGGACGTTCGAGCAGGTGTGCCTGGCCGTCGGCTTCGCGCACTCCCAGGGCATGATCCACCGCGACCTGAAACCGTCGAACGTCATGGTCGGGGCGTTCGGCGAAGTCCAGGTCATGGATTGGGGACTGGCCAAGTCGGTGGCGGGAA
The Gemmata palustris DNA segment above includes these coding regions:
- a CDS encoding AAA family ATPase translates to MIHRAKFQNFKALRDVEVTFDSRLTVLVGPNGSGKTSVLQGLEIVCRVVSGGGDGSLPHPPRPGGVFSSSTSMPQVGIENLTELAACRSSSLREFNLTLGCWMRDGRGAEVTAGIECSRNSSRDEVQKRFVNPSKQGEMFSRALLLRLDPALLASPSIVTSNPPLMHPSGAGLPSTLAYTALNQPDDFKLISDALRVVIPAIDRIRFDKKLTGGSYGGSYGDSIIFDFRGAPSIGAAHASNGTLCALGLLTSILGPDRPRLVLLDDLDHGLHPKAQMELIGVLRALLARFPDLQIIATSHSPYILNQLAWNEVRVTGLRDDGSAICARLEDHPEVERWREAMTPGEFWSHIGDDWVKKLDKPQVEQPQPAPVAL
- the uvrB gene encoding excinuclease ABC subunit UvrB, which encodes MAAKFQLTSQYAPAGDQPKAIEQLTQGFANGKKMQVLLGATGTGKTFTASCMIEKLQKPTLVLAHNKTLAAQLYKEFKGFFKNNAVHYFVSYYDYYQPEAYIPQRDIYIEKDSSINENIDRLRLAATAALVSREDVIIVSSVSCIYGLGSPSDYKRMVVYIQKGEALDRDNTLLRLIDIQYKRNDIAFERGTVRVRGDTIDVWPASEEFAYRIELFGDEVETLSVIHPLTGETIKPLDDLYIYPAKHFVTPEERVQAAVKGIEDELNARLEQFKNEGKILEMERLKARCRYDLDMLREVGYCSGIENYARWFSGRAPGEAPYTLVDFFPEDFLLVVDESHVTLPQVRGMYFGDRSRKETLVEHGFRLPSALDNRPLKFDEFEGRMKQCICLSATPGPYELEKVGGEVVEQVIRPTGLVDPVIHVKPARGQVKDLEAEVRARAAKTERTLVTVLTKRMAEDLTTYFRDAGMRCKWLHSELDAIERITVLRELREGQFDVLIGVNLLREGLDLPEVSLVAILDADKEGFLRSDKSLIQTMGRAARNVNAEVILYADTVTDSMSRAMNETNRRRVIQLAYNVEHNITPTTVKTAIKNEIEDEIAAHQMAQAAATGSTAAAEDYVTVEYVQSLYEEMLEAAKILDFERAQALRDQIVKLEGELKKKHGTGAPPSVLGNKSVPVSQPAGAKRKSKWKKG
- a CDS encoding zinc-binding alcohol dehydrogenase family protein; its protein translation is MKAIQLEQPKAFREIDLPEPAHPGPGDAVVRVFRVGVCGTDYSGYLGKMPFFSYPRIPGHELGVEVVAVGDGVTNVKPGDKAAVEPYINCQRCYSCARGHTNCCENHLTLGVHVDGGLRPLFTVPARKLHVSTKLTFEQLALVETLGIGLHAINRSNPRADETVFVIGAGPIGLSVIEFAKLAGARIIVMDLNEQRLAFVREKMGVTETILSKGVLEDDVKTFTDLTDGKLGNVVVDATGSARSMVSAYNFVGFTGRLVWVGITQDPLTLTQPLMHRREMTFMASRNALSHEFTRIIRLIEGGMLDTQPWITHRAPMSELIGVFPTWLKPETGVVKAMVEVN